The following are encoded in a window of Fischerella sp. PCC 9605 genomic DNA:
- a CDS encoding SMP-30/gluconolactonase/LRE family protein produces MSQSVKNLLAARARLGECPVWDADRQQLFWVDIYNHRVHQFDPATGRDRYFDTGDLVSAIALAGSDRLLIALRDRLAFLNTQTGEIVSLYQIEFPHPDTRCNDGKCDSQGRFWIGSISEAPGQAALYRYDPDGSLHVMETELTISNGLGWSPDGSTFYLTDSAPHKIYAYDYEAATGTISNRRILVDLSKEAVEPDGLAIDEQGNLWSALWDGWCIACFNPAGQEILRIKMPIQRPTSLTFGGSHLTDLYITSASVGLSQTEIQQGFYAGDLFYLSTNFSGMPTRQFLSSPGVQ; encoded by the coding sequence ATGAGCCAATCAGTTAAAAATTTACTTGCTGCTCGTGCTCGCCTAGGTGAGTGCCCGGTGTGGGATGCCGATCGCCAACAGCTTTTTTGGGTCGATATTTACAATCACCGAGTCCACCAGTTTGACCCTGCCACTGGACGCGATCGCTATTTCGATACAGGCGATCTGGTCAGCGCAATTGCCTTGGCAGGCAGTGATCGATTACTTATTGCACTACGCGATCGCCTTGCCTTTCTCAATACACAAACAGGCGAAATTGTCTCCCTTTACCAAATTGAGTTTCCCCATCCCGACACCCGCTGCAACGATGGCAAATGTGATTCCCAAGGGCGCTTTTGGATTGGCTCCATCAGCGAAGCACCAGGGCAGGCGGCGCTTTATCGTTATGACCCTGACGGTTCCCTGCACGTTATGGAAACAGAGCTAACGATCTCGAATGGGTTAGGTTGGAGTCCCGATGGGTCAACGTTTTATTTAACCGACTCCGCCCCACACAAAATCTATGCCTATGACTATGAAGCGGCCACGGGAACCATTAGCAATCGCCGCATCCTGGTTGATCTTAGTAAAGAAGCTGTAGAACCGGATGGACTGGCGATCGACGAGCAGGGAAACCTCTGGTCTGCACTCTGGGATGGGTGGTGCATTGCCTGCTTTAACCCAGCAGGACAGGAAATCTTGCGAATCAAAATGCCGATCCAGCGCCCAACCAGCCTTACCTTCGGGGGTAGCCATCTGACTGACCTTTATATCACCTCTGCATCAGTCGGGTTGAGCCAGACTGAAATTCAACAGGGGTTCTACGCCGGAGATTTATTTTACCTCTCAACCAACTTCTCCGGAATGCCTACTCGGCAGTTTTTGAGTTCGCCAGGAGTGCAGTGA
- the cysE gene encoding serine O-acetyltransferase: MLSTLTADFRIIFERDPAARNWLEVLFCYPGLQALLFHRLAHWLHHVGIPFIPRLISHIARFLTGIEIHPGAAIGRGVFIDHGMGVVIGETAIVGDYALIYQGVTLGGTGKESGKRHPTLGENVVVGAGAKVLGNIQIGNNVRIGAGSVVLRDVPSNCTVVGIPGRIIYRSGVRVAPLEHNNLPDSEAEVIRALVDRIELLEQQVQTLQQKDSDTKTLVLVNKLVAKDEGDTPEDAPCCNIRDKAIQQFLDGAGI; the protein is encoded by the coding sequence GTGCTATCTACACTCACTGCTGATTTTCGCATTATATTTGAGCGTGACCCAGCTGCCCGTAACTGGTTGGAAGTATTGTTTTGCTACCCCGGTTTGCAAGCTCTGTTGTTTCATCGGCTGGCTCATTGGCTGCATCATGTTGGTATTCCCTTTATCCCTCGCTTGATTTCCCATATTGCCAGGTTTCTCACCGGAATTGAAATTCACCCTGGTGCTGCGATTGGTAGGGGTGTATTTATTGACCACGGTATGGGAGTAGTGATTGGCGAAACAGCGATCGTGGGAGACTATGCCCTGATTTATCAAGGTGTCACCCTTGGTGGTACTGGTAAAGAAAGTGGTAAACGACATCCAACTTTGGGTGAAAATGTCGTTGTCGGCGCAGGAGCAAAAGTGCTGGGCAATATCCAAATCGGTAATAATGTCCGCATCGGCGCTGGTTCAGTGGTTTTAAGGGATGTACCTTCTAATTGCACTGTGGTAGGCATACCCGGTCGCATCATCTATCGTTCTGGAGTGCGGGTTGCACCACTAGAACACAACAATTTACCAGATTCCGAAGCAGAAGTAATCCGCGCTTTGGTTGACCGTATTGAACTGCTAGAACAACAGGTACAAACCTTACAGCAAAAAGATTCTGATACAAAAACTCTTGTTCTAGTAAATAAATTGGTTGCCAAAGACGAAGGCGACACGCCAGAAGATGCACCCTGTTGCAATATCAGAGATAAGGCTATTCAACAGTTTCTCGATGGTGCTGGAATTTAG
- a CDS encoding MGH1-like glycoside hydrolase domain-containing protein — MTAEKQRLEENRTGKVDWYKWGPYLSERQWGTVREDYSSDGNAWDYFPHDHARSRAYRWGEDGLGGITDNHNLLCFALALWNGKDPILKERLFGLTNGEGNHGEDVKEYYFYIDSTPTHSYMKYLYKYPQAEFPYNDLVSTNRSRSRYELEYELLDTGIFDDDRYFDVFVEYAKADAEDILIKISIANRGPEAATIHVLPTLWFRNTWSWENGGTKPVLTKHEETSNSVVHAHITDTLLNQYISDYYFYCDGVVPLLFTENETNNQRLFGTPNANHYAKDGINNYIVHGQQEAVNPSNVGTKVSSHYEINVGANQTQVIRLRLSKNAPTQVSEPFGSDFEQTFVTRQKEADEFYETVIPPSVLADSDRTNVMRQALAGMMWTKQYFYYDLNQWLRKHNVTPWTLAANRRYVRNSDWFHMYNDDIVSMPDKWEYPWYAAWDLAFHVIPISLIDPDFAKNQLMLMLQEDYLHPNGQIPAYEWNFGDVNPPVHAFATWEIYTRDRERNNGVGDIEFLKYAFSKLLINFTWWVNRKDEGGNNLFQGGFLGLDNIGVFDRSSPLPTGGYLDQADGTAWMVFFSQRMFQIAIELALHDPLYEDFAIKFFEHTMWIAGAMDRIGEYQDELWDEEDGFFYDVLRFPDGNSTRLKVRSLVGLLSLMAVSVFPREAFDKLPRFKAEAQKFIMQHPELTQNVHLPNQFGERGRLMLSILNKDKLRRVLSIMLDESEFLSDYGIRSLSRYHLEHPYCFYHAGQEYKVGYVPGDSTSGMFGGNSNWRGPIWMPVNLLLLRSLLQLYAYYGDSFTVEYPTGSGKYLSLFDVTQQISERIVSIFLKDKSGRRPVYGGTEKFQTDPHWRDLILFYEYFHGDNGAGVGASHQTGWTGCVARLIQGLGYFTKKTVLDTVTPGELTKY, encoded by the coding sequence ATGACCGCAGAAAAGCAGCGGCTTGAAGAAAACCGTACTGGCAAAGTCGATTGGTACAAATGGGGACCGTATCTGAGTGAACGCCAGTGGGGCACTGTGCGTGAAGATTACAGTTCTGATGGGAATGCCTGGGATTATTTCCCGCACGACCACGCGCGATCGCGGGCGTATCGCTGGGGCGAAGATGGATTGGGTGGTATCACTGACAACCATAACTTGCTCTGCTTTGCACTGGCGCTATGGAATGGCAAAGACCCCATCCTCAAAGAGCGGTTATTTGGGTTGACTAATGGCGAAGGCAACCACGGCGAAGATGTAAAAGAGTACTACTTCTACATCGATAGCACGCCCACCCATTCGTACATGAAGTACCTCTACAAATATCCCCAGGCAGAGTTTCCTTACAATGATTTGGTTAGCACCAATCGCAGTCGCAGTCGTTATGAACTGGAATACGAACTTTTAGATACGGGCATCTTTGACGACGATCGCTACTTTGACGTCTTTGTGGAATACGCCAAAGCTGATGCCGAAGATATTTTGATTAAAATCAGCATTGCTAACCGGGGGCCTGAAGCGGCTACCATTCATGTGCTACCGACCTTGTGGTTCCGTAACACTTGGTCTTGGGAAAACGGTGGAACCAAGCCTGTATTAACTAAGCATGAGGAAACAAGTAACAGTGTGGTGCATGCCCACATTACAGATACCCTGCTGAATCAATACATCAGCGATTACTACTTCTACTGCGATGGCGTCGTTCCGCTGCTGTTTACGGAGAATGAAACGAACAATCAGCGGCTGTTTGGCACGCCCAATGCCAACCACTATGCAAAAGACGGCATCAACAATTACATTGTGCATGGGCAGCAGGAGGCCGTTAATCCCAGCAATGTTGGCACAAAAGTTTCATCCCATTACGAAATTAATGTTGGGGCAAACCAGACGCAGGTCATTCGATTGCGCCTCTCAAAAAATGCTCCTACTCAGGTCAGTGAGCCATTTGGCAGCGACTTCGAGCAAACGTTTGTGACTCGTCAAAAGGAAGCGGATGAGTTTTATGAAACTGTGATTCCACCATCGGTTTTGGCGGATAGCGATCGCACCAACGTTATGCGGCAAGCACTGGCTGGGATGATGTGGACGAAACAATACTTTTACTACGACCTGAATCAATGGCTGAGAAAGCACAACGTTACCCCTTGGACGCTTGCTGCCAACAGGAGATACGTGCGGAACAGCGATTGGTTTCACATGTACAACGATGATATTGTTTCCATGCCGGACAAGTGGGAATATCCCTGGTACGCTGCCTGGGATCTGGCATTCCACGTGATTCCTATTAGTTTAATCGATCCGGACTTTGCCAAAAATCAACTGATGCTGATGCTGCAAGAAGATTACTTGCACCCCAACGGTCAAATTCCTGCCTATGAATGGAACTTTGGCGATGTGAATCCGCCGGTGCATGCCTTTGCCACGTGGGAAATTTACACCCGCGATCGCGAACGGAACAACGGCGTGGGAGATATCGAATTCCTCAAATACGCCTTTTCCAAATTGCTGATCAACTTTACTTGGTGGGTCAACCGCAAAGATGAAGGCGGCAACAATTTGTTTCAAGGTGGATTTTTGGGACTGGACAACATAGGAGTATTTGATCGCAGTTCACCGTTACCCACAGGTGGCTATCTCGACCAAGCAGACGGCACTGCCTGGATGGTGTTTTTCAGTCAGCGGATGTTTCAGATTGCGATTGAGCTGGCACTCCACGATCCACTCTACGAAGACTTTGCGATCAAGTTTTTTGAGCATACCATGTGGATTGCTGGAGCTATGGATCGGATTGGTGAATACCAAGACGAACTTTGGGATGAAGAAGACGGCTTCTTCTACGATGTGCTGCGCTTTCCTGACGGCAACTCCACCCGCTTAAAAGTGCGATCGTTGGTGGGTTTATTATCGCTGATGGCAGTTTCTGTTTTCCCGCGTGAAGCCTTTGACAAGCTGCCGCGCTTTAAAGCAGAGGCACAAAAGTTCATTATGCAGCACCCCGAACTGACTCAAAATGTTCATCTCCCCAATCAGTTTGGCGAACGGGGGCGGCTGATGCTGTCTATCTTGAACAAAGACAAACTGCGCCGCGTTCTCTCCATAATGCTGGATGAATCCGAGTTCCTAAGTGATTACGGAATTCGCTCTCTCTCTCGCTATCACTTAGAGCATCCCTACTGCTTCTATCACGCCGGACAGGAGTACAAAGTGGGATACGTTCCGGGTGACTCCACCTCAGGTATGTTCGGCGGCAATTCCAACTGGCGCGGCCCCATCTGGATGCCTGTCAATCTCTTGCTGTTGCGATCGCTGCTTCAACTTTATGCCTACTACGGCGATTCCTTTACCGTTGAATATCCTACAGGATCTGGCAAGTACCTATCGCTGTTTGATGTCACCCAGCAAATTAGCGAACGGATTGTGAGCATTTTCCTCAAGGATAAATCCGGTCGCCGTCCAGTCTATGGCGGTACTGAGAAGTTCCAGACAGACCCCCACTGGCGCGATCTGATTCTGTTCTACGAATATTTCCACGGAGATAACGGGGCGGGAGTTGGTGCCAGCCACCAAACTGGATGGACTGGCTGCGTTGCCCGACTAATTCAGGGTTTGGGCTACTTTACCAAGAAAACCGTGTTGGATACTGTAACGCCCGGGGAACTGACAAAATACTGA
- a CDS encoding DUF1206 domain-containing protein, with translation MAQQLIHQPSSWIDRLARFGYISKGVVYAIVGLLALQAAVGSGGKTTDPQGALQEIVKQQFGQLLLVLVAIGLIGYVIWRFVEAIKDPDNKGTDAKGLAQRFGYAINGLIYAGLAFTAIKLALGTGGNSNSNSTQDWTARLLSQPFGQWLVGAGGAFIIGLGFYQFYQAFSRKIRRELNLNELSNAERNWVMGICRFGVAARGVVFCIIGWFLIQAATQYDASQAGGLGEALQTLAQQPYGPWLLGIVALGLIAYGIYMVVQARYRQFATN, from the coding sequence ATGGCACAGCAACTAATACATCAGCCTTCATCATGGATTGATCGACTAGCTCGATTTGGTTATATATCCAAAGGAGTAGTTTACGCTATTGTCGGACTACTGGCATTACAAGCAGCAGTGGGAAGCGGTGGTAAAACTACAGATCCTCAAGGGGCTCTCCAAGAAATTGTGAAGCAGCAATTTGGTCAGTTGTTGCTAGTTTTAGTAGCAATAGGCTTGATTGGATATGTGATTTGGCGTTTTGTAGAGGCTATAAAAGACCCAGACAATAAAGGTACAGATGCCAAAGGATTGGCACAGCGATTTGGTTATGCAATTAATGGTTTGATCTACGCTGGTTTAGCTTTTACCGCTATCAAACTTGCTCTTGGTACAGGTGGAAATAGTAATAGTAATTCCACCCAAGATTGGACGGCACGTTTGCTTTCTCAACCCTTTGGTCAATGGTTAGTTGGAGCAGGAGGAGCATTTATAATTGGTTTGGGTTTTTATCAGTTTTATCAAGCCTTTAGTAGAAAAATTCGTAGAGAACTCAATTTAAATGAATTGAGCAACGCAGAACGCAACTGGGTAATGGGAATTTGCAGATTTGGCGTGGCAGCACGGGGTGTTGTATTCTGCATTATTGGCTGGTTTTTAATTCAAGCTGCAACTCAGTATGATGCTAGTCAAGCAGGAGGTTTAGGTGAGGCATTGCAGACTTTAGCCCAACAACCTTACGGGCCTTGGCTTTTAGGTATTGTAGCATTAGGTTTGATTGCCTATGGCATTTATATGGTAGTGCAGGCGCGATATCGTCAGTTTGCAACTAATTAA
- a CDS encoding alpha-amylase family glycosyl hydrolase, producing MPTPTYPVLYQVNTRVWIQLLSKQLNRPATLDDISDAALDEIASLGFDWVYFLGVWQMGDAGRTVSLSNPEWLEEYRQLLSDFSEDDVCGSCFAIKDYVVSDRMGGNAAIERLRDRLHQRGLKLMLDFVPNHMAPDHGWVQTHPDFFVQGTEALLAQQPQNYCRVSLPTGEVIFAYGRDPYFAGWPDTLQLNYGNPSLQAAMLGELLTIAQLCDGVRCDMAMLILPEIFQRTWGIAAEPFWQTAIPKVRQHHAGFVFMAEVYWDLEWTLQQQGFDYTYDKRLYDRLREQHAQPVREHFWADLDYQNNSARFLENHDEPRAAATFPLEVHRAAAILTFFSPGLRFLHQGQLDGFKHKISVHLQRGPSEPIDEELYTFYRKLLACLQLPVLREGTWRLLNCTPAWDGNWTWNDFISFTWEDPRRQRLLAIVNYAPHQSQCYVTLPDDDLTGKLYHLKDLMSSIVYERSGDSLVSGLYFDMPAWGYHVFDLQP from the coding sequence ATGCCAACACCTACCTATCCCGTGTTATATCAAGTCAACACCCGTGTCTGGATACAATTGCTGTCTAAACAATTGAACCGTCCCGCAACTCTGGATGATATTTCCGATGCAGCCCTGGATGAAATCGCCAGTTTGGGATTTGACTGGGTTTATTTCCTGGGGGTTTGGCAGATGGGGGATGCGGGGCGAACTGTTTCTCTGTCCAACCCAGAGTGGCTAGAGGAATATCGGCAACTGTTGAGTGACTTCAGTGAAGACGATGTGTGTGGCTCCTGTTTCGCCATTAAGGATTACGTTGTCAGCGATCGCATGGGTGGCAACGCAGCCATAGAGCGACTGCGCGATCGCCTCCACCAGCGCGGACTCAAACTGATGTTGGATTTCGTTCCCAATCACATGGCTCCCGATCATGGCTGGGTGCAGACTCACCCCGATTTTTTTGTCCAGGGAACCGAAGCGTTGCTGGCACAACAACCTCAAAACTATTGCCGAGTGTCTTTGCCCACTGGTGAAGTCATCTTTGCCTACGGACGCGACCCCTACTTTGCAGGTTGGCCTGATACGCTCCAACTCAACTATGGCAACCCCTCACTGCAAGCGGCAATGCTAGGCGAATTGTTGACCATTGCTCAGTTATGTGATGGCGTGCGATGCGATATGGCGATGCTGATTCTACCAGAGATCTTCCAGCGCACCTGGGGCATTGCAGCAGAACCCTTCTGGCAAACCGCCATCCCCAAAGTGCGGCAGCATCATGCCGGCTTCGTCTTCATGGCAGAAGTTTATTGGGATTTGGAATGGACGCTGCAACAACAAGGTTTCGACTACACCTACGACAAACGCCTCTACGATCGCCTGCGCGAACAACATGCCCAACCCGTGCGCGAACACTTTTGGGCAGACCTAGACTATCAGAACAACTCTGCTCGATTTCTGGAAAATCACGACGAACCTCGCGCTGCTGCTACCTTTCCACTAGAAGTGCATCGCGCTGCCGCCATCCTCACCTTTTTCAGTCCGGGTCTACGCTTCCTGCACCAGGGGCAGCTAGACGGCTTCAAACATAAGATTTCGGTGCATCTCCAACGCGGGCCCAGCGAACCCATTGACGAAGAACTGTACACCTTCTACCGCAAACTGCTAGCCTGTCTGCAGTTGCCAGTTTTGCGAGAAGGCACCTGGCGACTACTCAACTGCACCCCCGCCTGGGATGGTAACTGGACATGGAATGACTTCATCAGCTTTACCTGGGAAGATCCCAGACGACAAAGGTTACTAGCGATCGTGAACTACGCACCCCATCAGAGCCAGTGTTACGTCACTCTGCCTGACGACGATTTAACGGGCAAACTATATCACCTCAAGGATTTGATGAGTTCCATTGTTTATGAGCGCTCTGGCGACAGTCTGGTTTCAGGTCTCTATTTCGACATGCCAGCATGGGGCTACCATGTGTTTGATCTACAGCCATAG
- a CDS encoding HdeD family acid-resistance protein has translation MKTETIDEVRQNLGWFIALGILMIVLGIAAIVEPFFATIAVARVFSWVFLFAGIIRIIHAVQSRRQRGFWPKLLIGILYVITGILLLGNVFAAVLTLTLACGGVILAQGILEVIAAFKVRPEPNWGWMLFSGIIAIILGILILYRWPFNAIWLLGMFTAVSFVFTGTWMIMLPWAIRNHLSRI, from the coding sequence ATGAAAACTGAAACGATTGATGAAGTCAGACAAAACTTAGGTTGGTTTATTGCGCTGGGCATTTTGATGATTGTGCTGGGCATAGCCGCGATCGTCGAACCGTTCTTTGCGACAATTGCTGTTGCGCGTGTCTTCTCCTGGGTTTTTCTGTTTGCGGGTATCATCCGAATCATTCATGCTGTTCAATCGCGTCGACAACGGGGTTTCTGGCCAAAGCTACTAATCGGAATTCTCTACGTTATTACCGGGATTCTGTTGCTGGGCAACGTCTTTGCGGCTGTGCTCACTCTCACCTTAGCCTGTGGAGGGGTCATTTTGGCTCAGGGGATTCTTGAAGTGATTGCGGCATTCAAAGTGCGTCCAGAACCAAACTGGGGCTGGATGTTGTTCAGCGGCATCATCGCAATTATTTTGGGGATTTTGATTTTGTATCGGTGGCCCTTCAATGCAATTTGGTTGTTGGGCATGTTCACAGCAGTTAGTTTTGTATTTACGGGCACTTGGATGATCATGCTTCCCTGGGCGATTCGTAACCATCTATCGAGAATCTGA
- a CDS encoding DUF1269 domain-containing protein codes for MEKMVVVVFDNESKAYSGLNELKKLHQQADLLLYAIAVIAKSTDGKVDVRQVDGGPLGTLFGTVLGGMVGILAGPVGMAVGMASGSLGGAVSDMYQMGIDLEFLDDVGRVLTPGKAAVVASVDEYWTTPLDTSMEPLGGIVFRKLRTEVIDDQLDREIQQTQAELQALEEEFNTATAEQKAQLQAKIDATRSKLQSKVDAANKWMEDTNQQARAKVMALEEQAKTASDRRKAQIDKRITEIQSDVAQRQEKLKQAAGLAREALTV; via the coding sequence ATGGAAAAAATGGTTGTAGTCGTTTTCGATAACGAAAGCAAAGCTTACAGCGGTTTGAACGAACTTAAAAAGCTGCATCAGCAAGCGGACTTACTCCTCTATGCGATCGCAGTCATTGCTAAGAGCACAGACGGTAAAGTTGATGTGCGCCAAGTCGATGGAGGCCCCCTTGGGACGCTGTTTGGTACAGTATTGGGCGGTATGGTGGGTATACTTGCAGGCCCGGTTGGAATGGCTGTGGGAATGGCTAGCGGCTCTCTCGGTGGGGCAGTAAGCGATATGTACCAGATGGGTATTGACCTTGAGTTTCTCGATGATGTGGGGAGAGTGCTAACTCCAGGAAAAGCAGCAGTGGTGGCATCCGTTGACGAATACTGGACAACTCCTCTCGACACATCAATGGAACCGCTTGGAGGAATAGTGTTCCGCAAACTCCGCACTGAAGTCATTGATGACCAACTTGATCGCGAAATCCAACAGACTCAAGCAGAACTGCAAGCATTGGAGGAAGAATTCAATACGGCTACGGCTGAGCAAAAAGCTCAACTCCAAGCCAAAATTGATGCCACTCGCAGCAAACTTCAGTCCAAAGTTGATGCAGCAAACAAGTGGATGGAAGATACTAACCAGCAAGCCAGAGCCAAAGTCATGGCACTGGAAGAGCAGGCAAAAACAGCTAGTGATAGAAGAAAAGCTCAGATCGACAAGCGGATTACGGAGATTCAGTCTGATGTGGCACAGCGACAGGAGAAGCTCAAACAAGCAGCCGGCTTAGCTCGTGAAGCCTTGACGGTCTAG
- a CDS encoding Npun_F5749 family FMN-dependent PPOX-type flavoprotein — MSVAPWRSAIARALHRNRSLIYARYLQLATVRANGRPANRTVVFRSFLEDTNQLKFITDTRSEKADQIQQQPWAEVCWYFPNTREQFRISGCLTLVNSDNSHPVLQQARNNTWQELSDAARLQFAWPYPGKPRVEEQTAFAPPQPDPIQPLPNFCLLLLDPIQVDHLELRGEPQNRWLYCYDRQEGWSSQAINP, encoded by the coding sequence ATGTCTGTTGCTCCTTGGCGAAGTGCGATCGCCCGTGCTCTCCATCGCAACCGCAGTCTTATTTATGCTCGTTACCTGCAATTGGCAACAGTACGAGCAAATGGTCGCCCCGCTAATCGTACTGTGGTTTTTCGCAGCTTCTTAGAAGATACCAACCAGCTAAAATTTATCACCGATACTCGCAGCGAAAAAGCCGACCAAATCCAACAACAACCTTGGGCAGAAGTTTGTTGGTACTTCCCCAACACGCGCGAACAATTCCGCATTAGTGGCTGCTTAACTCTAGTAAACAGCGATAATTCTCACCCAGTCCTCCAACAAGCCCGCAACAACACCTGGCAAGAACTTAGCGATGCAGCGCGTTTACAGTTTGCTTGGCCTTATCCTGGTAAACCAAGAGTTGAGGAGCAAACGGCTTTTGCGCCACCACAGCCAGATCCCATACAACCACTACCAAATTTTTGTTTACTGCTGCTCGATCCAATACAGGTAGACCACTTAGAATTGCGTGGTGAACCACAAAACCGGTGGCTCTATTGCTACGATCGCCAAGAAGGTTGGTCTAGCCAAGCAATTAATCCTTAA
- a CDS encoding glycoside hydrolase family 10 protein has translation MTIIETRGVWLTTTDSQVLYSQQAIAEAMDFLSETGFNVVFPVIWGRGATLYPSQVMQQTFGFEIDPLFVGRDPLGEIVAEAHRVGLKVIPWFEYGFASSYKRNGGLLLAKKPQWAARDRNGNLLEKNGFEWLNSLDPEVQNFMLNLILEVVQNYEIAGIQGDDRLPALPSEGGYDQGTVERYRQQFGENPPQNPKNPQWLQWRADILTEFLARLYQSVKAVNPNLMVSMAPNLPDWGYQEYLQDSRTWLKRGLVDMFHPQIYRRNFLNYKSELNKILNEQLFRGIVPKLAPGILMKIGSYRIAPEDLLQAIEYNRACGISGEVFFFYEGLREDNNLLARVLQTGLYAQVATFPSLADLNQVSATQTASSSIWQRWLGFLRNLYLGVNRRG, from the coding sequence ATGACAATTATTGAAACGCGGGGCGTTTGGCTTACCACTACTGATAGTCAGGTTCTCTATTCTCAACAAGCCATTGCTGAAGCGATGGACTTCCTGTCCGAAACAGGATTTAATGTTGTCTTTCCCGTTATCTGGGGTAGGGGGGCGACACTTTATCCCAGTCAAGTAATGCAGCAGACGTTTGGTTTTGAAATTGATCCTTTATTTGTTGGGCGCGATCCTTTAGGGGAAATTGTTGCTGAAGCACATCGAGTCGGTCTTAAGGTCATCCCTTGGTTTGAATACGGATTCGCCAGTTCCTACAAGAGGAATGGTGGGTTACTGTTAGCGAAAAAACCCCAATGGGCTGCGCGCGATCGCAACGGTAATCTGCTGGAGAAAAACGGGTTTGAGTGGTTGAATTCCCTCGACCCCGAAGTGCAGAACTTCATGCTGAATTTAATACTAGAAGTTGTGCAAAATTACGAAATTGCCGGTATCCAAGGTGACGACCGTCTACCTGCATTACCTAGCGAAGGCGGTTATGATCAAGGAACTGTGGAACGCTACCGCCAACAGTTTGGTGAAAATCCTCCCCAAAATCCCAAAAATCCCCAATGGCTACAATGGCGTGCGGATATTCTTACAGAATTTCTTGCTCGTCTTTACCAATCGGTCAAAGCTGTAAATCCCAATTTAATGGTATCAATGGCTCCTAATCTACCAGACTGGGGATACCAAGAATATCTACAAGATTCCCGAACTTGGTTGAAACGAGGTTTAGTAGATATGTTCCATCCACAAATTTACCGCCGTAATTTTCTTAACTACAAAAGTGAACTGAACAAGATATTAAACGAGCAGTTATTCCGTGGGATAGTACCAAAATTAGCACCAGGAATTTTGATGAAAATCGGTTCCTATCGGATCGCTCCAGAAGATTTGTTGCAGGCAATTGAGTACAATCGTGCTTGTGGCATTTCTGGGGAAGTGTTTTTCTTCTACGAAGGTTTGCGAGAAGACAATAACCTTTTAGCAAGGGTATTGCAAACAGGTCTTTATGCTCAAGTGGCTACCTTTCCTTCTCTAGCGGATCTGAACCAGGTGAGTGCAACTCAAACAGCCTCTTCTTCAATTTGGCAACGCTGGCTGGGTTTTTTGAGAAATCTTTATTTAGGGGTAAATCGGCGTGGATGA
- a CDS encoding alpha/beta fold hydrolase, with product MSVLEANWKHEYINTNGVKLHYVTQGEGPLMLMLHGFPEFWYSWRHQIPEFSQNFKVIAVDLRGYNDSEKPKEQSAYVMDEFIKDIEGLIRGLGYEQCILVGHDWGGAIAWCFAYAHPEMVEKLIILNIPHPAKFSEGLRTPGQLLRSSYMFLFQLPWVPELLIQSFDYQTIENAFKGMAVNKSAFTQADIDAYKDAAAKRGALTAMLNYYRNIFQQKMLNQSWSVLEVPTLMIWGEKDTALGKELTYGTEAYVRNLQIRYIPNCSHWVQQERPELVNQYMREFLGL from the coding sequence ATGTCAGTACTAGAAGCTAATTGGAAGCATGAATATATCAATACCAACGGTGTAAAACTGCATTACGTCACTCAAGGAGAAGGGCCATTGATGTTGATGCTGCATGGTTTTCCTGAGTTTTGGTATTCGTGGCGGCATCAAATTCCTGAATTTTCTCAAAATTTTAAAGTTATCGCTGTGGATTTGCGTGGATATAACGACAGCGAAAAACCAAAAGAGCAATCGGCTTATGTGATGGATGAATTTATTAAGGATATTGAGGGCTTAATTAGGGGATTAGGGTATGAACAGTGCATTTTGGTTGGACATGACTGGGGAGGTGCGATCGCCTGGTGTTTTGCTTACGCCCATCCAGAAATGGTAGAGAAATTAATTATACTCAACATTCCTCACCCAGCTAAATTTAGTGAAGGTTTACGCACTCCTGGGCAACTGCTCAGAAGTTCTTATATGTTTTTATTTCAACTGCCTTGGGTACCGGAATTACTAATTCAATCGTTTGATTATCAAACAATTGAAAATGCTTTCAAGGGTATGGCAGTTAACAAAAGTGCTTTCACTCAAGCAGATATAGATGCTTATAAAGATGCCGCAGCTAAACGCGGTGCGCTGACAGCAATGTTGAACTATTACCGCAATATTTTTCAGCAGAAAATGCTCAATCAAAGTTGGAGCGTTTTAGAAGTACCGACATTGATGATTTGGGGAGAGAAAGATACCGCACTGGGAAAAGAACTCACCTATGGCACAGAAGCCTACGTGAGAAACTTGCAAATCAGATATATACCCAACTGTAGCCATTGGGTGCAGCAGGAACGCCCCGAATTAGTGAATCAGTATATGCGGGAGTTTCTGGGACTTTAA